A region from the Vicia villosa cultivar HV-30 ecotype Madison, WI linkage group LG3, Vvil1.0, whole genome shotgun sequence genome encodes:
- the LOC131658851 gene encoding uncharacterized protein LOC131658851 yields the protein MAEQQVVRGFRAPRRQTGRASTGVAEEQVAQVEVAEVKEPVPEVGELVAIAEVPVPIAEEGVAEDPERLVLEIDTTTGASTEPLVHTDGAYYGGPSDRSVLTGYADHVAYRIWQGEEDSSGLPYDGLCWMLPDDTGRLSIIERWHPETPSFHLPFGKMTVTLDDMHSQFHLLIAGMFFTPVHRDQVTAVDMVMKAFEIDEVVVLKEQVTAVHMVMKSFEIDEVVVLKEFGETHGFHLRMFWLRKIYQELADAGRYEAAARVYMLHLVACTLFADKSRVYIEVGYLSLFSALDTPCWAWEVAALTLMYTTLDDASYPDTRQLAAADPCAKRWKAKQAIPGGLVEYTRRLEALTLDDVIWTPYADHHAHCPFDVSSLYLGCVRWESHVAIHVPERFLHQYGYIQGIPCQVPEALAGGIEGWITPSAAASDVPGPSRTKVSSDPPPSPPPPAGDQDSRLQFITVNLDSLMGLVNPNGEFHSILARFVDVARGGPM from the exons ATGGCGGAGCAACAGGTGGTGAGGGGGTTCCGCGCACCTCGTCGTCAGACTGGTAGAGCATCCACTGGTGTTGCGGAGGAGCAAGTGGCTCAGGTTGAGGTGGCAGAGGTTAAGGAGCCGGTGCCTGAGGTCGGGGAGCTGGTGGCTATTGCTGAGGTGCCGGTGCCTATTGCTGAGGAAGGGGTTGCTGAGGATCCGGAGCGGCTGGTGCTGGAGATAGACACCACCACCGGTGCATCTACGGAGCCATTAGTACACACTGATGGAGCTTACTACGGAGGACCTTCTGACAGGTCCGTGTTAACAGGATACGCTGACCATGTCGCTTATAGGATATGGCAGG GTGAGGAGGATAGTTCGGGACTTCCATATGATGGACTTTGCTGGATGCTCCCTGACGATACTGGACGCCTCTCTATTATTGAGAGGTGGCACCCAGAGACACCATCCTTCCATCTTCCATTTGGGAAGATGACAGTGACTTTGGATGATATGCATTCTCAATTTCACCTTCTGATTGCTGGTATGTTTTTCACACCAGTTCATAGGGACCAGGTGACGGCGGTGGACATGGTGATGAAGGCTTTTGAGATTGATGAGGTGGTTGTGCTTAAGGAGCAG GTGACGGCGGTGCACATGGTGATGAAGTCTTTTGAGATTGATGAGGTGGTTGTGCTTAAGGAGTTTGGTGAGACTCATGGCTTTCACCTTAGGATGTTTTGGTTGAGGAAGATTTATCAAGAGCTTGCCGATGCAGGGAGGTACGAGGCTGCTGCTAGGGTGTACATGCTACATCTAGTAGCATGCACTCTCTTTGCAGACAAGTCTCGAGTTTATATTGAAGTCGGCTATCTCTCTCTATTTAGCGCCCTTGACACCCCATGTTGGGCTTGGGAAGTGGCGGCATTGACGCTGATGTACACGACGCTTGATGACGCATCTTATCCTGACACCAGACAACTTGCTG CTGCTGACCCATGCGCGAAGAGGTGGAAGGCCAAACAGGCCATTCCAGGAGGATTGGTTGAGTACACGCGGAGGCTGGAAGCTCTGACGCTGGATGATGTCATTTGGACACCATATGCGGATCACCACGCTCATTGTCCTTTTGATGTATCTTCCTTATATTTAGGGTGTGTCAGATGGGAGAGCCATGTGGCTATACACGTACCTGAGAGGTTTCTACACCAGTATGGTTATATACAAGGCATCCCATGTCAGGTCCCAGAGGCTCTAGCTGGTGGCATTGAAGGATG GATCACGCCATCTGCCGCAGCATCTGATGTTCCAGGGCCTTCACGTACCAAAGTTTCTTCTGATCCACCACCATCACCTCCACCTCCCGCAGGTGATCAAGACAGCCGCCTGCAGTTCATCACCGTAAACTTAGATAGCCTCATGGGTTTGGTGAACCCTAATGGTGAGTTTCATAGTATTTTAGCTAGGTTTGTCGATGTTGCCCGTGGAGGACCTATgtag